From a single Nymphaea colorata isolate Beijing-Zhang1983 chromosome 4, ASM883128v2, whole genome shotgun sequence genomic region:
- the LOC116253487 gene encoding early nodulin-93-like isoform X2 codes for MAGDLSNVQASSPLEMNGLGPLDQKLVMAKRYGHEGVVAGTRAAVLATIASAVPTLASVRMSPWAKRNLNPTAQALIVSLVAGSAYFIAADKTVLATARKNSFRPLQP; via the exons ATGGCTGGCGATCTGTCCAACGTTCAGGCTTCATCTCCACTGGAGATGAATGGTCTTGGACCTCTTGACCAGAAGCTAGTTATGGCAAAGCGCTATGGCCATG AGGGAGTGGTGGCAGGAACAAGAGCAGCTGTGCTTGCTACCATTGCCAGTGCAGTTCCTACT TTGGCAAGTGTGAGGATGTCACCATGGGCAAAGCGCAACCTCAACCCCACTGCTCAAGCCCTCATTGTTTCATTAG TGGCTGGCTCGGCCTACTTCATTGCGGCAGACAAGACGGTCTTGGCCACAGCAAGGAAGAACTCCTTCCGGCCCTTGCAACCATAG